In the Cellulomonas sp. C5510 genome, CACCCCGCCGACGAACTCACGCACGGTGCGCCCGCGCGAGATCCGCGCGATGAACACCCCGACGAACGGGGACCAGGAGATCCACCAGCCCCAGTAGAACGTCGTCCAGGCCGCCTGCCACTCCTGCCCCGCCTGCCCCGCGTACGCCGAGGAGTTGAACATCAGCGGGACCACCGACGCCAGGTACGCACCGATGGACTGCACGAACTCGCGCAGCAGGAACAGCGTCGGGCCCAGCACCAGCACCGCGACCAGCAGCACGCCGGCCAGCGACACGTTGATGTTCGACAGCCACTTCAGGCCGCGGTCCAGCCCGGAGACGACCGACAGCGTCGCCAGCGCGGTGATGCCGACGATCAGGGCGACCTGCAGGCCCGTCGAGGACGACACGACGCCCGTGTGCTCCAGGCCGGCCGTGATCTGCAGCACGCCGAGGCCCAGGGAGGTCGCGACGCCGAACACCGTCCCGACGACGGCCGCGACGTCCACCGCGTCCCCGATCGGCCCGCGGGCCCGCTTGCCCAGGATCGGCTCCAGCGCCCAGCGGATCGACACCGGGTGACCCTTGCGGTGCACCGAGTACGCGATCGCGACACCCACCACGACGTAGATCGCCCAGGCGCTGAGCCCCCAGTGCAGGTACGTCTGCGTCATCGCCTGCTGCGCGAGCTGCTCCGGGGTGCCGGTCACCCCGGGCTTCGGGTTCGCGTAGTGGCTCAGCGGCTCCGCGACCCCCCAGAACACCAGGCCGATGCCCATGCCCGTCGCGAACAGCATCGCGAACCAGCTGCCCAGCGGGTACTCCGGCTCGTCGTCGTCCTTGCCCAGCGTGATGTCACCCCACCGGCCGACGCCCAGCCAGATCGCGAACGCCACGAAGCAGGCGACCAGGGCCACGTAGTACCAGCCGAACGCGCCGATGACGTCCGACTGGACCCGCCCGATCACGTCGCCCGCGGCGTCGGGGAACGCGATCGTCAGGCCCGCCACCAGGGCGACGACGGCGACCGAGCCCCAGAACACCGCCGGGTTGGTCCCCCAGGGTCCGCTGCGTGCGGTGGCCCCGGGCGGCGGGTCCTGCTGCGTCTCGGTCGGCGACGTGGTCACGTCGGGCTCCTCTCGCGGTCGGCTTCGCGCGGTGCTCACCCTAGCCAGGGCCGCCCGTCCCGGCCCGCCGTGCGCCCCCCGGGCGCGCGACCTACCGTGACCGCCATGACGCACACGACTCCTGACCCCGTCGAGCCCGGCGCCGACGCCGCCACCGACGCCGCCAAGGACCCCACCGACTGGACCACCGGCGACGAGCCGATGACCGGCCCGCAGCGCTCCTACCTGCACACGCTCGCGCGCGAGGCGGGCGAGGAGGTCCCCGACGACCTCACCAAGGCCCAGGCCTCGGAGCTCATCGACCGGCTGCAGGGCGAGACCGGCCGCGGCGCCTGAGGCCGCGGCCGCGCGCTGTCAGTCCCGGACCCGGGTCGCCCAGAACGCCACGGCCGCTGCCGCCGCGACGTTGAGCGAGTCGACACCTCCGGCCATCGGGATCCGCACGGTGAGGTCCGCCGCCGCGACCGTCGCCGGCTTGAGCCCGTCACCCTCGGCTCCGAGAACGAGCGCGAGCCGCTCCGGCGGGGCCTGCTCCAGCGCGTCGAGCGGCACCGAGTCGTCCGACAGCGCCAGCGCGGCGGTCACGAACCCGGCCTCGCGCAGCAGCCCGATCCCGCCCGGCCAGGGTTCGACCCGCGTCCACGGCACCTGGAACACGGTGCCCATGGAGACCCGCACGCTGCGCCGGTACAGCGGGTCCGCGCACCGCGGCGTGACGAGCACCGCGTCGACACCGATCGCCGCCGCCGACCGGAACGCCGCGCCGACGTTGGTGTGGTCCACCACGTCCTCCAGCACCGCGACCCGCCGCGCGCCCTCCAGCACCGAGGCCACCGACGGCAACCGGGGCCGGTGCATCGCGGCGAGCGCGCCCCGGTGCACGTGGAAGCCCGTGATCGCCTCGAGCACCGCCGGCTCCGCGACGTACACGCGCACCGGCTCGCCGTCCGGGTCGCGCGCCTCGAGCATCGCGCGCAGGTCCGGCAGCCACCGCGGGGACACGAGGACCGACCGCGGCCGGTGCCCCGCGGCGAGGGCCCGGCCGAGCACCGTCGAGCTCTCCGCGATGTACAGGCCCTTCTCGGGCTCGTGCCGCGAGCGGAGCGCGACGTCGGTCAGCGCGACGTAGTCGGCCAGCCGCTCGTCGCCGGGGTCGGTCAGGGGGACGAGGTCGAGCGCGGGCACCCGCCCATCCTCCCTGATGGAGGCCTCAGCCGAGGAACGCGAGCGCGGCGGCCACCAGCAGGCGGCGCCCGGCGGCGATCGTCGGGTCGTCGAGCGGCGCGAACTGGGCGCTGTGGTTGCCCGGCACCTCCGGCGAGAGGCCCGAGTCGGTGCCCTCGGGGAACAGCGCCGGGTCCGGGCCGCCCCAGAACCAGAACGCGTAGGGCACCGGGTCGCCGTCGTACCGGCCGCGCGGCAGCCCGTACTCGGAGAAGTCCTCGGAGCCCATGAGCGGCTCGGCGGTCCGCACGGTGCCGGCCGGCATGACGGCCCGCTGCGCCGCCATCACCCGGTCCACGACGTCCGGGTCGTTGACCGTCGCCGGCGGGTTCTCCCGCAGCGTGACGGTCGGCGGCTGCGGGCACCCCGCGGCGGCGGCCTCGGCCTCCACCACCCGGCGCACCGACGCGACGAGCCGGGCCATCGTGGCGTCCGAGCGGGCGCGCAGGTTGACCGTGAACGTCGCCGTGTCCGGGATGATGTTCGACTTCGTGCCGGCGTGGAACGTCGCGACGGTCACGACCACCGGGTCGTCCGGCGAGGTCTCCCGCGCCGCGATCGCCTGCAGCCGCGTCACGGCGTACGCCGCGGTGAGCACCGGGTCGACCGTGACGAACGGGCGGGAGCCGTGGCCGCCGCGGCCGTGGACCGTGACGTCGAGGGTGCAGGCCGCCGCCATGAGCAGACCGCGTGCGTGGTGGGAGACTCCCGCCGGCAACGCCCCGACGTGCTGGCCGAGCGCCACGTCCGGCTTCGGGAAGCGCCTGAACAGCCCGTCCTCGAGCATCGCGGACGCGCCGGACGCCGTCTCCTCGGCGGGCTGGCCGACCACCAGGAGCGTGCCGTGCCACTGCTCGCGTGCGACCGCGAGCGCGTCCACCGCCGCCGCCAGCGCGGTGACGTGCATGTCGTGGCCGCACGCGTGCATGGTCGGGACCGTGTCACCCGCCGGGTCCACGTCGCTGTGCCGGCTCTGGTACGGCAGCCCCGTCTCCTCCCGGACGGGCAGGCCGTCCATGTCGGCGCGCAGCATGACGACCGGGCCGTCCCCGTTGCGGAGCACCCCGACCACGCCCGTCCCGCCGACGCCCTCCGTGACCTCCAGACCCGACTCCCGGAGCTCCGCCGCGAGCGCGGCGGCGGTGCGGTGCTCGCGGCCCGACAGCTCGGGGTGCGCGTGCAGGTCGCGGTACAGCGCGCGCCAGTGGTCCGTGCGGGGGTCGGCGGCGTCGAGCACGCGGGCGGCGCGGCCGGGGTCAGGGGCGGTCGGGTCGAGCGCGGTCGGGTCGGCGGCGGTCGGGTCGGGCTCGGCGGAGGAGGACACGTGCGGGACGTCCCTTCGGGCGGGTGACGGGTCCTCCGCACCGTACCGGGCGGGCCGGGAGGGACGGGCGGGTCAGACCGCCGGCGCCGGCCGCTCCCGCCGCCACGCCCGGGCACCCGCGAGCGCCGCCACGCCGCCGGACACGGCGACCACGGGGACCACGACGAACGCGGCGTGCGTACCGACCGCGTCCGCGAGCGCGCCCAGGAGGAACGGCGCGATCCCGATCGCCAGCCCGCCGGCGACGGTCGCGCGCGCCTGCGCCGCGTCGGTCGCGCCCGCGGACGCCCCGAGCAGCAGCGCGACGCCCAGCGGGTAGTGCGCGCCGTACCCGAGGCCCGCCAGGAACAGGCCCGCGAGCGCCACGGACGCGCTGGTCGCCGTCCACAGCACGGCCCAGCCGGCGACCGCCACGCCGAACGCCGCCGCGAGCAGCCGGGCGGGCGACACCCGCAGCGACAGCGGCCCGACCACGAACCGGATCAGCGTCATGCCCGCGACCAGGCCGGCCGTCGTCGCGGTGGCGATCCCGGCGCCGGCGCCGGTGCGCTCCCGCACGAGGTCCGTGGCCCAGTACGTCGTGGCGTTCTCGACCGCGATCGCCGCGACGATCGTCACGAGGAACCACCGCGACGCGTGC is a window encoding:
- a CDS encoding BCCT family transporter: MTTSPTETQQDPPPGATARSGPWGTNPAVFWGSVAVVALVAGLTIAFPDAAGDVIGRVQSDVIGAFGWYYVALVACFVAFAIWLGVGRWGDITLGKDDDEPEYPLGSWFAMLFATGMGIGLVFWGVAEPLSHYANPKPGVTGTPEQLAQQAMTQTYLHWGLSAWAIYVVVGVAIAYSVHRKGHPVSIRWALEPILGKRARGPIGDAVDVAAVVGTVFGVATSLGLGVLQITAGLEHTGVVSSSTGLQVALIVGITALATLSVVSGLDRGLKWLSNINVSLAGVLLVAVLVLGPTLFLLREFVQSIGAYLASVVPLMFNSSAYAGQAGQEWQAAWTTFYWGWWISWSPFVGVFIARISRGRTVREFVGGVLLVPTLVCFLWFSVLGGTALYQELFGGGGLVPADGEVVPENALFDVLSGLPGGTALSIGAIILVALFFITSADSGALVVSMLVAGGDPQPRTPLRVVWACLGGVLAIALLLAGGLNALQTAAILIALPFSVVMIGMVVATSRSLHLEHMAFLRAERRQLRALIDAQVSAQVGAHVDRRVDERLRRWRRTREQGRGER
- a CDS encoding DUF3072 domain-containing protein, yielding MTHTTPDPVEPGADAATDAAKDPTDWTTGDEPMTGPQRSYLHTLAREAGEEVPDDLTKAQASELIDRLQGETGRGA
- a CDS encoding amidohydrolase, producing MSSSAEPDPTAADPTALDPTAPDPGRAARVLDAADPRTDHWRALYRDLHAHPELSGREHRTAAALAAELRESGLEVTEGVGGTGVVGVLRNGDGPVVMLRADMDGLPVREETGLPYQSRHSDVDPAGDTVPTMHACGHDMHVTALAAAVDALAVAREQWHGTLLVVGQPAEETASGASAMLEDGLFRRFPKPDVALGQHVGALPAGVSHHARGLLMAAACTLDVTVHGRGGHGSRPFVTVDPVLTAAYAVTRLQAIAARETSPDDPVVVTVATFHAGTKSNIIPDTATFTVNLRARSDATMARLVASVRRVVEAEAAAAGCPQPPTVTLRENPPATVNDPDVVDRVMAAQRAVMPAGTVRTAEPLMGSEDFSEYGLPRGRYDGDPVPYAFWFWGGPDPALFPEGTDSGLSPEVPGNHSAQFAPLDDPTIAAGRRLLVAAALAFLG
- a CDS encoding RNA methyltransferase — encoded protein: MPALDLVPLTDPGDERLADYVALTDVALRSRHEPEKGLYIAESSTVLGRALAAGHRPRSVLVSPRWLPDLRAMLEARDPDGEPVRVYVAEPAVLEAITGFHVHRGALAAMHRPRLPSVASVLEGARRVAVLEDVVDHTNVGAAFRSAAAIGVDAVLVTPRCADPLYRRSVRVSMGTVFQVPWTRVEPWPGGIGLLREAGFVTAALALSDDSVPLDALEQAPPERLALVLGAEGDGLKPATVAAADLTVRIPMAGGVDSLNVAAAAAVAFWATRVRD